Proteins encoded together in one Telopea speciosissima isolate NSW1024214 ecotype Mountain lineage chromosome 6, Tspe_v1, whole genome shotgun sequence window:
- the LOC122664029 gene encoding V-type proton ATPase subunit E-like: protein MNDTDVSKQIQQMVRFIRQEAEEKANEITVSSEEEFNIEKLQLVEAEKRRIRQEYERKEKQGEVRKKIEYSMQLNASRIKVLQAQDDMVNSMKEAASKELLRVSHDEHVYKNLLKNLIVQSLLRLKEPAVLLRCRKDDLSLVEAVLPSASLEYAEKASVHEPEIIIDRHVYLPPAPTHHHAHGPFCSGGVVLASRDGKIVCENTLDARLDVLFRKKLPEIRKSLFGQDAA, encoded by the exons ATGAACGACACAGATGTATCGAAACAGATCCAGCAGATGGTGAGATTCATCCGCCAAGAGGCAGAAGAGAAAGCCAACGAGATCACCGTCTCCTCCGAAGAA GAATTCAACATCGAGAAGTTGCAATTGGTTGAAGCTGAAAAAAGGAGGATCAGACAGGAGTATGAGCGCAAAGAGAAGCAAGGAGAAGTTCGGAAGAAAAT TGAATACTCTATGCAGCTCAATGCTTCTCGTATCAAAGTTCTTCAAGCACAGGATGACATGGTTAACTCCATGAAGGAGGCGGCATCAAAGGAGCTCCTGCGTGTGAGCCATGACGAACATGTGTACAAGAATCTTCTGAAAAACCTTATTGTTCAG AGTTTGCTTCGACTGAAAGAGCCTGCTGTCCTATTGCGTTGTCGGAAAGATGATCTAAGTTTGGTTGAAGCTGTTTTACCCTCAGCGAGTCTGGAGTATGCAGAGAAAGCGAGTGTTCATGAACCTGAAATTATTATAGACCGTCATGTCTATTTGCCTCCTGCTCCTACCCATCACCATGCACATGGACCTTTCTG CTCTGGAGGAGTTGTATTAGCTTCTAGAGATGGAAAGATTGTGTGTGAGAACACCCTTGATGCGAGGTTGGATGTGCTATTCCGCAAGAAACTGCCAGAG